The Stenotrophomonas rhizophila genome has a window encoding:
- a CDS encoding glycine zipper 2TM domain-containing protein, translating into MKLSQAGAATALLASALFMTACATHTTPSTFNRSEVGRAQDVQMGTVQSIRAVQIQNDSRGVATIVGAGIGGVAGSSIGGGSRANTIGAIAGAAAGGAAGNALARSARNGVEITVQLENGRTVAVVQDGNPNDYRVGDRVRVSSDGATTRVTR; encoded by the coding sequence ATGAAACTTTCCCAGGCAGGCGCCGCGACGGCGCTGTTGGCATCGGCCCTGTTCATGACCGCCTGCGCCACCCACACCACGCCCAGCACGTTCAACCGCTCCGAGGTCGGGCGTGCCCAGGACGTGCAGATGGGAACGGTCCAGTCCATCCGGGCGGTGCAGATCCAGAATGACTCACGTGGCGTGGCCACCATCGTCGGCGCCGGCATCGGCGGCGTGGCTGGCAGCTCCATCGGTGGTGGCAGCCGTGCCAACACCATCGGCGCCATTGCAGGTGCGGCAGCAGGCGGGGCCGCAGGCAACGCGCTTGCCCGCAGTGCACGCAACGGCGTGGAGATCACCGTTCAGCTGGAGAACGGCCGAACCGTCGCCGTGGTCCAGGATGGCAACCCCAACGACTACCGCGTGGGCGACCGCGTGCGGGTCTCCAGCGACGGCGCCACGACCCGCGTCACCCGCTGA